A genomic region of Cannabis sativa cultivar Pink pepper isolate KNU-18-1 chromosome 1, ASM2916894v1, whole genome shotgun sequence contains the following coding sequences:
- the LOC133033720 gene encoding uncharacterized protein LOC133033720, translated as MTMSLTKKKQKTITVHPEVEDGDLEGLEDMREYCDQHIYKATITADPLINPNDYMVVVIYLHCWKIAIISPGRDNIWRKIDPDEEIFSDILFNSNKFYFLNHNHDTLSSYDSREPYCGTKVTWNNSDNWFGIKSYIVKSFEGDILQVLRRCEWEDSLTIRRTTKVNIFKLDFVDGGVKRVIVKSLGDAALFLGDNSSIYVRASNFLGCKSNCIYFSHDTDLISYGPQGVPCDCGIYNLGDNSYKKFTLLLDDEDSTIISKMEAQPPIWIQPTLNL; from the exons ATGACAATGTCTCTTACTAAAAAGAAACAGAAGACAATCACAGTACACCCAG AAGTTGAAGATGGGGATCTTGAAGGATTGGAAGATATGAGAGAATATTGTGATCAACATATTTACAAAGCGACAATCACTGCAGATCCATTAATAAATCCAAATGATTATATGGTTGTGGtcatttatttacattgttgGAAAATAGCCATTATAAGTCCCGGGAGAGATAATATTTGGAGAAAAATTGATCCAGATGAAGAAATATTTAGTGATATATTGTTCAATAgcaataagttttattttcttaatcataaTCATGACACTCTTTCATCTTATGATAGTCGTGAGCCATACTGTGGTACAAAAGTAACTTGGAATAATTCTGACAATTGGTTTGGTATCAAGTCTTATATTGTGAAGTCATTTGAGGGAGATATTTTACAAGTGTTAAGACGTTGTGAATGGGAAGATAGTTTGACAATACGACGTACTAcaaaagtaaatatttttaaattggaTTTTGTTGATGGAGGAGTAAAAAGGGTTATAGTTAAAAGTCTAGGAGATGCTGCTCTCTTTCTAGGAGATAACTCTTCAATATATGTGCGTGCATCAAACTTTCTTGGATGTAAATCAAATTGCATCTATTTCAGTCATGACACTGATTTAATCTCATACGGTCCTCAGGGAGTTCCTTGTGATTGTGGCATCTACAATCTCGGAGATAACAGctataaaaaatttacattattATTAGATGATGAAGATTCAAcaataatttcaaaaatggaggCCCAACCACCCATATGGATTCAACCTACCTTGAATTtatga
- the LOC115717701 gene encoding uncharacterized protein LOC115717701 translates to MSSKKYLSGYEKLKKKRKIENLIKTQQGALDKFVTTSKRDENNTNKEINDQLNLNNLGDYEIMVEKGLENCHHKICDNMIVDEECQENKEDDMETRNCNNNLDYLDDPGRWKNLDNKLIDLLVEKGPIRLSDIEFPKDDGRRFSTYHYTRNLSNGEQHDRKWLVYSKCLNKVYCFCCKLFSVNSSTMNQLSNEGTKDWKHLGDRLKSHETSNEHIINMSTWFDLESRLLMNKTIDKHAQERINKEKEHWRNVLKRIISLIKCLAKNNLAFRGSHEKIYQENNGNFLSFIEMITEFDPIMKEHIRRIQNGKIHKHYLGHNIQNELIQVLAHKIKSLILTNIKEAKYYAIILDCTPDLSHQEQMSMILRCVNISSCPIEIEEYFLGFLNVVDTSGKGLFDELIREIKKLELDINDVRGQSYDNGSNMKGKHQGVQKRLLDINPRALFTPCACHSLNLVICDAATSCVRAISFFGVLQRIYSLFSSSPKRWIILKNNISNLTVKSLSQTRWESHIESVKAIYIKLQILEMLC, encoded by the coding sequence ATGTCTAGTAAGAAATATTTATCAGGTTATGAAAAacttaagaaaaaaagaaaaatagaaaatttgataaaaacTCAACAAGGAGCTTTAGATAAATTTGTTACCACTAgcaaaagagatgaaaataacacaaataaagaaattaatgaccaattaaatttaaataatttaggtGATTATGAAATTATGGTAGAAAAAGGTTTAGAAAATTGCCATCATAAAATATGTGATAATATGATAGTTGATGAAGAATGTCAAGAAAATAAGGAGGATGATATGGAAACTAGAAATTGTAACAACAATTTAGATTATCTTGATGATCCGGGAAGATGGAAAAATCTTGATAATAAACTAATAGACTTATTAGTAGAAAAAGGTCCAATTAGATTGAGTGATATAGAGTTTCCAAAAGATGATGGTAGACGTTTTTCTACTTATCACTATACTAGAAATTTATCAAATGGAGAACAACATGATAGAAAGTGGTTAGTGTATTCAAAGTGTTTGAATAAAGtatattgtttttgttgtaaattatttagtgtTAATTCTAGTACGATGAACCAATTGAGCAACGAAGGAACTAAAGATTGGAAACATCTTGGTGATAGGTTAAAAAGTCATGAAACAAGTAacgaacatataatcaacatGAGTACTTGGTTTGATTTAGAATCGAGATTATTAATGAATAAAACAATTGATAAACATGCTCAAGAAAGAATTAATAAAGAGAAAGAACATTGGAGAAATGTTTTAAAAAGGATAATTTCTCTTATAAAATGTTTAGCTAAAAATAATTTGGCATTTCGTGGGAGTCATGAAAAGATCTATCaagaaaataatggaaactttttaagttttattgaGATGATCACTGAATTTGATCCAATAATGAAAGAGCATATTCGTCGTattcaaaatggtaaaattcATAAACATTATTTAGGACATAATATTCAAAATGAGTTAATACAAGTGTTGGCTCACAAGataaaaagtttaattttaacaaaTATTAAAGAAGCAAAATACTATGCAATTATATTAGATTGTACTCCAGATTTAAGCCACCAAGAGCAAATGTCCATGATCTTAAGGTGTGTAAATATTTCTTCTTGTCCTATTGAAATTGAAGAATACTTTTTAGGATTTTTAAATGTGGTAGATACTTCAGGAAAAGGTCTCTTTGATGAACTCATAAGAGAAATTAAGAAGTTAGAACTTGATATAAATGATGTAAGAGGACAAAGTTATGATAATGGATCTAACATGAAAGGGAAACACCAAGGTGTGCAAAAAAGGTTATTAGATATAAATCCTAGGGCACTTTTTACACCATGTGCATGTCATAGTCTTAATTTAGTAATTTGTGATGCTGCCACTTCTTGTGTTAGAGCCATATCATTTTTTGGGGTTCTACAACGAATATATTCATTATTTTCTTCATCACCAAAGCGAtggataattttaaaaaataatatatctaaCTTAACAGTGAAATCATTATCACAAACTCGTTGGGAAAGTCATATTGAAAGTGTAAAAGCTATATACATCAAACTCCAAATATTAGAGATGCTTTGTTAG